CACAAGTTCCCCGCTAAACAATGCCTCATCTACGCATCATTTTATGCGTTTTTATCAAGAAAAAAATGCCACAATAGAACATCTGGTGCTAGCTCCTCAAATCATTGGCCAGAGAGGGAGATGGATACAACAAGTCTCTCCTCATCTACCATAACGTGTTTGGATCAATGAAGACTTCGGCACCCTTGATCTTTTCAGATATGAGCGAAAGTCGGAAAGCAATCTCCGAAACCACAAACGGATGGAACTCTTCCTTTCTTTCTAGCACAATATAACTATAAATGGAGCGTACATATCCATCCAATTTCATTCTCGACTTGCCAGCAAAAAGAGAAGAGCCTAGTCCATCGTCGCCTAAACAGCTTTGCACCATAAACAGATCAACCTTGCAAGGTGTACAGCCACTGGATCTCGAAGCACACCTAATGCATAATTTGGACCAGCTATCTGCCTTCGATCTATTCGCAGTGCTACGCTAAGCTTCTAGATAATGACGATGTCATGATAAGGAACCTGCATTGCTTATAATATACTACTGATTCAGTGGGGACTGAATTATTATTGTTACACCAGGTAAAAAGCACAAACCGCAAAACTACGTCGACCTAGTAGAATACATCAAGGGACACCGAAAAAATATATCAATGTTACATGTAAACTGATACCTACGCATGCTATGCCGTGCCAGGTGAGGTGTGAATCTCAGGATGCTATATGTTAAGTTTAGGAATATGCTCCACATGAATATGTTTGATCCCAAAATGAGTGCCTGCACAATGCTCAAAATTTGGAGCGAAACAATGTAAGACATTGAACTGAATTACTGTGTGGTTTATAAACATTAAAAGTTAAAACTGTTTTGAACTTTTGGTCTATTAGACATTCGCATAACCCAGATTAACTAGAACCACTTTAGTGTATAgtgccaaacaaaaaaaagaacaaCTTCAATGTGCATCACACAATCAGTTCCACTAATGCAGTGAATCACACAAACGATGTAATTTATGCGAATACAATTAGAAAATACATGTTCACTCTTTTATTAAGCAACTGCACGTCTCTTGTAACTGTGCAAGCAATGTGGGATTGCTACGAAAATGGTCCATCCAACATATTTTCTCATGTCTGACCAATTAACATCCAGTAGGCAGGCTAGTGTGACGAGTCCAAAATAAAGTGCAAGGGATTTATCCCTTGTGTCATaagaaaacagtagcaaaaatATTACCAAATATCTCAGTTCTCTGGAAACCAGCAAAAACCTACTGGTCCGAAAACTTCTCAAACAACTAGACCTAACAATGGAGTAGAAAATGAATCCAAGAGCAAGGTTTAACAATACATTACCTGTTTTGGCAAAGTCATAGGACTTTCAGATCAACAGACGGATGCGATGAGATATGTAATTATTACTTATACAAATGAAATGGCCTTCTGATCATGCGGTCGCAAGGATGTATTGTTGTATAACCTCATAGTGTACCAAGTGGGATAGAACCCGTTTCGGTACATTGCCTCCATCCACCTTTCAGCCTCACTTCTGCTGCCATGCTTGCAGAAGCCATGTACCATTATATCAAAAGTATATCGATTCGGTAGATAGCCCCTTTGGCAGAGTCTTTCGAACATGTTACAGGCAGAATCCATCCTCCCTGCCATGCTCAATCCGCGTAACAGCATGTTATAAGTATAAATGTCGACAGGAAAGAACTGTTCTAGACCCTCTTCTAAAACCTCCAAGTCACTCCTGTTCCTGATACCGCTTGCAAACAACTCGATAAGTTGGCCAATCAAGAATCGTCCTGCCCCCCGACCTTTGATCTCTCCAGCTCTTGCTTCAAGAGACCCGGATTTATCTTCTGAACGCGCCCAAGCCTTGAGAAGATCGCTGCCCCTCAGTGTGTGCAACAGAAGCACATTACACAAGAATGCTGAAACAGGGCGCCCTGTTTCCCTGAAGTCATCAATAATCTTCACAACACTGTCATAATCTTGAACAGAGCTCAAAAGGAGCACAAGCTGTTCATAGCAGTCGATGCTCGGTATTAATCCTTTATCCCTTGCTTCCCTCCAAAATACCATTGCCTGCTCCGGCTTCCGAGCTTCACATAGACCAGATATAAATACGTTATACATCTTggtcccaggtggcttcttctCATGAATGAAGTTGAAAAAGGTCAGTGCGTCACCAATACGCTTACTCCTCAGATAACTCATGAGAAGAAGGATATTGCTTTCGACAGATGGTTCAATCCCTGCAGACTCCATCCGGTTGTACACCTCCCTGGCCACATCAGCCTTCTTAGCATGTCCAGCCCCAGAGATGAAGTAGTTATAGCACACACGGGGTTGGAGTTCACTCCTCCGCAACTGGTTCTCCAGCAGCTCAAGAACCTCACCATACTTACTCAGCTCACACAATTCACAAACAACTGACTGGTAGAGGCTTCGGGTCGGGATGTGCCCCATATCTTGCATTTCGAGTATGAGCCTTGGGAGCACATCCACCCTCCTAATCAATATTAATGCTCTGATCAAGCTCTTGTAAGTTGATTCGTAGCGATATAGGCCCGCAGGGTTCTTGCTGCTCGCTATCTGAGGCACTTTACATGCCTCGTCCACATTCCCACTCTTGCACAATGCAACAAGGTACTTGGCTAATACATTGTCCATTGGCCACGCCTCCTGCTTGAGAGCCCTATCGAGCAGCTCCCTCACCTTATCTAGCTTCCCTTCCTGACACAGCACATTTGCGAACATTGCAAATGTCTGACGGCCAGGAAAGTATCCATCTTCTATAGACTGCTCCAATACCAGACAAGCCTCTTCTGTGGCCCCACCTCGGC
Above is a window of Triticum aestivum cultivar Chinese Spring chromosome 6B, IWGSC CS RefSeq v2.1, whole genome shotgun sequence DNA encoding:
- the LOC123136000 gene encoding pentatricopeptide repeat-containing protein At1g71210, mitochondrial codes for the protein MPRLLAPLPSRSRRRRLLAILSNTFSASTASPHRAPPPPPPPPLPQLSPLLPRTAESYASISEAASDIAVSFRDWFLAPRAAEPLAALDSIYEALASDDAAALEALPLSEELVLSVLRHRPRRLPDGDAVLLLRLKFFDWSGRRPHYLHTRAVYHAVFRLLSRARRASVVLDWLRLFTTTSASTGQPRFHQTLVVGYAVAGDPQRGLSVLGRMRFRGMDLDAVSSRILLNSLVDASFHDLADSFARNLAASPVATCIRIKSLCRRARFSDATALLDTLPFAEASRGPAAGSIVTEFCRRGRFDEAAQIVGKFSSCDVYGAWIHGLIEAGMLDTTLQFLSDKKEAEGYIPDGQRYDKLVHRLLRKNRLGEVYDLLVEMMEEGIAPGRSTMNAALCFFCKAGLVEVAMHLYRSRLDLGINPNKDVYNNLIRALCRGGATEEACLVLEQSIEDGYFPGRQTFAMFANVLCQEGKLDKVRELLDRALKQEAWPMDNVLAKYLVALCKSGNVDEACKVPQIASSKNPAGLYRYESTYKSLIRALILIRRVDVLPRLILEMQDMGHIPTRSLYQSVVCELCELSKYGEVLELLENQLRRSELQPRVCYNYFISGAGHAKKADVAREVYNRMESAGIEPSVESNILLLMSYLRSKRIGDALTFFNFIHEKKPPGTKMYNVFISGLCEARKPEQAMVFWREARDKGLIPSIDCYEQLVLLLSSVQDYDSVVKIIDDFRETGRPVSAFLCNVLLLHTLRGSDLLKAWARSEDKSGSLEARAGEIKGRGAGRFLIGQLIELFASGIRNRSDLEVLEEGLEQFFPVDIYTYNMLLRGLSMAGRMDSACNMFERLCQRGYLPNRYTFDIMVHGFCKHGSRSEAERWMEAMYRNGFYPTWYTMRLYNNTSLRPHDQKAISFV